In one window of Candidatus Avedoeria danica DNA:
- a CDS encoding SUMF1/EgtB/PvdO family nonheme iron enzyme: protein MELAPLPSRQPLRRPVAAGGHGRRSAVRPLAGARGALRRSARRAGDGCRAGGRPAGPPGSGKSTLLRRLELDLSRDALGPGDIDAAAPLTFFVSLNQYRSAAPDAALPAPKDWLAERWAARYPQLPPLADLAAERGIVFLLDGLNEMPHRTAADYRERIGLWRQFLLETVTPGSGHRAVIACRSLDYSAPLSTPALRVPQVQVEPLTDHEVEAFLRRYSPGHGHELWAQLRGTNVLGALRVAVLPAAGGGVGGGHGAVGGRCGGAVHGGGAAGARARDRAAQPAARAERAAGRARLCAHRGRTGLADALRAAGQGALIRRLAELAYVIQVAAIDGASSQVRVGYAEALALLGGEGGTAGDGAAGRCAAEVIGVGAALGLLDEDRAADEVMFRHQLVQEYFAARRLAREPNAERVRREWRAEAVTPRLDDVLDGLDPADELPPLPSTGWEETTLLAAAMADAPEVIVRGVMATNLALAGRAAALPEVRGRLGDAVIDDVRWALVRRSRDPAADLRERIDCGHTVGELGDPRFERRVGAYGTYAWPPFVAVDGGLYPIGEDEAIERPAGGTAANREAHEPRHLVDVCAFQIGQFPVTNAEWSLFMAAGGYDDERWWETDDGRRWRRGALANEGSKGNDRRWRARFLDDPRLFDVMEAQGRFPSLEALERWRGWLQLDDAAFEAALADRWAMRRATEPAFWADVRLNRPTQPVVGICWYEARAYCAWLSAQSGRAVRLPTEVEWEAAARGGDGRRYPWGEAFHRLNANTLATRVQRSTPVGVFPSGDSPAGVSDASGNTYEWTASLWGEQDDAPTFGYPYDSNDGREAITAGPTLLRVVRGGSGGLEHLDARPAYRNRYHPTYRYYGVGFRLAISSTPTAPSPPPNTRTSRCRCGSVAAPVPPRRPTS from the coding sequence GTGGAGCTTGCCCCGCTACCGTCTCGACAGCCGCTTCGTCGACCTGTCGCTGCTGGTGGACATGGGCGAAGAAGCGCAGTCCGGCCGCTGGCAGGCGCGAGAGGAGCACTTCGCCGATCTGCGCGACGTGCTGGCGATGGTTGCCGAGCCGGCGGTCGTCCTGCTGGGCCGCCCGGCAGCGGCAAGAGCACGCTGCTCCGGCGCCTCGAACTCGACCTGTCGCGCGACGCGCTTGGCCCCGGCGACATCGATGCGGCCGCGCCGCTCACGTTCTTCGTTTCGCTCAACCAGTACCGTTCGGCGGCGCCCGACGCCGCGTTGCCGGCACCGAAGGACTGGCTGGCCGAGCGGTGGGCCGCGCGCTACCCGCAGCTGCCGCCGCTCGCCGATCTGGCGGCGGAACGCGGCATCGTGTTCCTGCTTGACGGCCTGAACGAGATGCCGCACCGCACGGCCGCGGACTATCGGGAGCGGATCGGGCTGTGGCGACAGTTTCTCTTGGAGACCGTGACACCCGGTTCGGGCCATCGGGCGGTCATCGCCTGCCGCAGCCTGGACTATTCTGCGCCGTTGTCGACGCCGGCGCTGCGCGTGCCGCAAGTGCAGGTGGAACCGTTGACCGACCACGAGGTCGAGGCGTTCCTGCGGCGCTACAGCCCCGGACATGGGCACGAACTGTGGGCGCAGCTGCGCGGAACGAACGTCCTCGGGGCGCTGCGGGTGGCCGTTCTTCCTGCGGCTGGTGGTGGAGTCGGCGGAGGACACGGGGCGGTGGGAGGGCGGTGTGGCGGCGCTGTTCACGGCGGCGGTGCGGCGGGCGCTCGTGCGCGAGATCGAGCGGCACAACCCGCTGCTCGAGCCGAACGGGCTGCTGGACGGGCGCGACTATGCGCGCATCGTGGGCGGACGGGGCTGGCGGACGCCCTACGAGCTGCCGGGCAGGGCGCGCTGATCCGCCGTCTGGCGGAGCTGGCCTACGTGATCCAGGTGGCGGCGATCGACGGCGCGTCGTCCCAGGTGCGGGTCGGCTACGCGGAGGCGCTGGCGCTGCTGGGCGGCGAAGGCGGCACCGCCGGCGACGGCGCGGCGGGCCGATGCGCTGCGGAGGTGATCGGGGTCGGCGCCGCACTCGGCCTGCTGGATGAGGACCGCGCTGCGGACGAGGTGATGTTCAGGCATCAGCTCGTGCAGGAGTACTTCGCGGCGCGGCGATTGGCGCGCGAGCCGAACGCGGAACGGGTGCGGCGCGAGTGGCGGGCCGAAGCGGTCACGCCGCGCCTCGACGACGTGCTGGACGGCCTGGACCCGGCCGACGAGTTGCCGCCGCTGCCGTCCACCGGCTGGGAGGAGACGACACTCCTCGCCGCCGCGATGGCGGATGCGCCGGAGGTGATCGTGCGCGGCGTGATGGCGACGAACCTGGCGCTGGCCGGGCGGGCGGCTGCGCTGCCGGAGGTGCGGGGGCGCTTGGGCGATGCGGTGATCGATGACGTGCGTTGGGCGCTCGTGCGCCGCAGCCGGGATCCGGCGGCGGACCTGCGGGAGCGGATCGACTGCGGGCATACGGTCGGGGAGCTCGGCGACCCGCGGTTCGAGCGGCGGGTGGGGGCGTACGGCACCTACGCGTGGCCGCCGTTCGTCGCCGTCGATGGCGGGCTGTACCCAATCGGGGAGGACGAGGCGATCGAGCGGCCCGCCGGCGGAACGGCCGCCAACCGCGAAGCGCATGAGCCGCGTCATCTGGTGGACGTGTGCGCGTTTCAGATCGGTCAGTTTCCGGTGACGAACGCCGAGTGGTCCCTGTTCATGGCGGCCGGCGGATATGACGACGAGCGGTGGTGGGAGACCGACGACGGCCGCCGCTGGCGGCGCGGGGCGCTGGCCAACGAGGGGTCCAAGGGCAACGACCGGCGCTGGCGAGCGCGCTTTCTGGACGACCCACGCCTGTTCGACGTGATGGAAGCCCAGGGCCGGTTTCCATCCTTGGAGGCGCTCGAACGCTGGCGCGGCTGGCTGCAGCTCGACGATGCGGCCTTCGAGGCCGCCCTCGCCGACCGGTGGGCGATGCGCCGCGCGACGGAACCGGCCTTTTGGGCCGATGTACGGCTGAACAGGCCGACCCAGCCGGTCGTCGGCATCTGCTGGTACGAGGCGCGCGCGTACTGCGCCTGGCTCTCGGCGCAGAGCGGGCGCGCGGTCCGCTTGCCGACCGAGGTCGAGTGGGAGGCGGCCGCTCGCGGCGGCGACGGTCGGCGCTACCCGTGGGGCGAGGCGTTTCACCGATTGAATGCCAACACGCTCGCCACGCGGGTGCAGCGGTCGACGCCTGTCGGGGTATTTCCGTCCGGCGACTCGCCGGCCGGCGTGTCGGACGCAAGCGGGAACACGTATGAGTGGACGGCAAGCCTGTGGGGCGAACAAGATGATGCGCCGACCTTCGGATACCCGTACGACTCGAACGACGGCCGCGAGGCGATAACGGCGGGACCGACGCTCCTGCGCGTCGTGCGTGGCGGGTCGGGGGGGCTCGAACACCTCGACGCGCGCCCCGCGTATCGCAACCGGTACCATCCGACGTATCGCTACTACGGCGTCGGATTTCGCCTGGCGATTTCGTCCACCCCAACGGCGCCGTCGCCACCCCCCAACACCCGCACCTCCCGATGCAGGTGCGGCTCCGTCGCTGCCCCCGTGCCGCCGCGGCGGCCGACGTCGTAG
- a CDS encoding AbrB/MazE/SpoVT family DNA-binding domain-containing protein: MSESTTRLGANGRIVLPAAYRKALGLAQGDELVLTLEDDALRIMSLNAAIRRAQAIVRQYIPEGTRLSDELLADRRVEAAHE, from the coding sequence ATGTCGGAATCTACGACAAGACTCGGCGCGAATGGCCGAATCGTCCTCCCTGCCGCCTACCGCAAGGCGCTAGGTTTGGCGCAGGGCGATGAGTTGGTTCTCACGCTCGAGGACGACGCGCTGCGCATCATGTCGCTGAACGCGGCCATCCGGCGTGCTCAGGCGATCGTCAGGCAATACATTCCCGAGGGAACGAGGCTATCGGACGAGCTGCTGGCGGATCGCCGTGTCGAGGCCGCGCATGAGTGA
- a CDS encoding type II toxin-antitoxin system VapC family toxin encodes MSDRLVVLDASALLALLLAEPGAARVAALLPDATVSAVNLSEVVAKLAEHGMPAAAIRTSIDSLNLDVRDFDARTAFEAGLLRPSTKALGLSLGDRVCLALARELGLPAITTERAWASADVGVAVEVIR; translated from the coding sequence ATGAGTGATCGCCTTGTCGTATTGGATGCCTCGGCGCTGCTGGCGCTCCTGTTGGCGGAACCCGGCGCAGCGAGGGTGGCCGCACTGCTTCCGGATGCAACGGTAAGCGCCGTCAACCTATCGGAGGTCGTCGCGAAGCTCGCGGAGCACGGGATGCCGGCGGCCGCGATCCGGACGTCGATCGACAGTCTCAATCTGGACGTTCGTGACTTCGACGCACGGACCGCGTTTGAGGCGGGCTTGCTGCGGCCATCGACAAAGGCGCTCGGGCTATCCCTGGGCGATCGGGTATGCCTGGCGCTGGCTCGTGAGCTAGGGCTGCCGGCGATCACCACCGAGCGGGCGTGGGCGAGCGCGGACGTCGGCGTCGCCGTCGAGGTCATTCGGTAG
- a CDS encoding peptidoglycan DD-metalloendopeptidase family protein, producing the protein MLRCPVVSSPRIVPRAGFGRVFLVGTCTVALAGCRFATPTATPVPTITPTPTASATSTATSTPTATPTPTFPADAFVEPPSLNIRGGPNTLHPVVGAVGQGTAVAVEGKNDDGGWLAVRSPAETRGWINADFVRLVKPLDAVPTQPTPTSPPTLTPTPEPMDPTQPFVVSPAAIAQGDPVLVRVRAEGAGKVLAVLADVETELIRIDGATFAGLLAAPPDLSPGQQSVFLTIIDGAGGSSPQSVLLPIRNADYASETITLDTTGKPNLAVTIDPVVRAEELERMRPIWQTVSPERLWQGAWRTPMTTTMLSSPFGTRRNYNDGVYNGFHNGVDFRARPGTPVYAPARGRVAVAETQRVTGNTVWIDHGWGVYSGFAHLERWLVDVGRVVEAGDVIGAVGGRGAATGRTCTGRCGCTGWRRRRWGGRSGTWERCRRVAARANT; encoded by the coding sequence GTGCTTCGTTGTCCTGTGGTTTCGTCGCCGCGCATTGTTCCGCGCGCCGGCTTTGGGCGCGTCTTCCTGGTCGGCACCTGTACCGTTGCCCTCGCCGGCTGCCGCTTCGCCACCCCCACCGCCACCCCCGTCCCTACGATCACGCCGACGCCCACCGCGTCCGCGACGTCGACCGCAACCTCGACCCCCACCGCGACCCCGACGCCGACGTTCCCGGCCGACGCCTTCGTCGAGCCGCCGTCGCTGAACATCCGCGGCGGGCCGAACACGCTGCACCCGGTCGTCGGCGCCGTCGGGCAGGGAACGGCGGTGGCCGTCGAAGGGAAGAACGACGACGGCGGATGGCTGGCGGTGCGCTCGCCGGCCGAGACGCGTGGGTGGATCAACGCCGACTTCGTCCGGCTCGTGAAGCCGCTGGATGCCGTCCCGACGCAGCCGACCCCAACGTCGCCGCCGACGCTCACACCGACGCCCGAACCGATGGACCCGACGCAGCCGTTCGTCGTGTCGCCCGCGGCCATCGCCCAGGGCGACCCGGTGCTCGTGCGCGTGCGGGCGGAGGGCGCCGGCAAGGTGCTGGCCGTGCTGGCGGACGTCGAGACCGAGCTGATCCGCATCGACGGCGCGACGTTCGCCGGGCTCCTGGCGGCGCCGCCGGACCTGTCGCCCGGACAACAGTCCGTCTTCCTCACGATCATCGACGGCGCGGGCGGATCATCGCCCCAGAGCGTCCTCCTGCCGATCCGCAATGCCGACTACGCCAGCGAGACGATCACGCTCGACACGACGGGCAAGCCGAACCTGGCGGTGACGATCGACCCGGTGGTGCGGGCGGAGGAGCTGGAGCGGATGCGGCCGATCTGGCAGACCGTGTCGCCCGAGCGGCTCTGGCAGGGCGCGTGGCGCACGCCGATGACGACGACGATGCTCTCCTCGCCGTTCGGGACGCGCCGCAACTACAACGACGGCGTGTACAACGGCTTCCACAACGGCGTCGACTTCCGCGCCCGCCCGGGCACGCCGGTGTACGCGCCGGCGCGCGGGCGGGTGGCCGTCGCCGAAACGCAGCGCGTCACCGGCAACACGGTCTGGATCGACCACGGCTGGGGTGTGTACTCCGGGTTCGCACACCTGGAGCGGTGGCTGGTGGACGTCGGGCGGGTGGTCGAGGCGGGCGACGTGATCGGCGCGGTGGGGGGACGGGGGGCGGCGACGGGCCGCACCTGCACTGGGAGGTGCGGGTGCACGGGGTGGCGACGGCGCCGTTGGGGTGGACGCTCAGGGACGTGGGAGCGGTGCCGTAGGGTTGCGGCTCGGGCGAATACATAG
- a CDS encoding methionyl-tRNA formyltransferase — protein MRTPLPASPRRLVFMGTPAFAVPTLDALLGAGDPSGARAYDVAAVFTQPDRPAGRGRAGAASPVKQRAIEAGVPTIHQPPSLRRGPAAADAVAALAALAPDLVVVAAYGLLLPPSILDGPPFGALNVHASLLPRWRGAAPIQHAVLAGDAETGVTIMRMDAGLDTGPMIAMAATAIGARETAGELTERLAVLGGDLLVATLPAWFAGTAIAAPQDDGAATHAPRLTREDGRLDAAEGALRLERRVRAMHPWPGAWLELPDGTVLKVLAADVVPLPVADVRSSRAGDDVSPPAAPSALRTTDGWPVLPTPDGGLRLRTVQPAGKRPMDGDAFLRGRPEVVARG, from the coding sequence ATGCGCACCCCCCTCCCAGCCTCCCCCCGCCGCCTCGTCTTCATGGGCACCCCCGCCTTCGCCGTCCCCACCCTCGACGCCCTCCTCGGCGCGGGCGACCCCAGCGGCGCCCGCGCGTATGACGTCGCCGCGGTCTTCACCCAGCCCGACCGCCCCGCCGGCCGCGGCCGCGCCGGCGCCGCCTCGCCCGTCAAGCAGCGGGCGATCGAGGCGGGCGTGCCGACGATCCACCAGCCCCCCTCGCTCCGCCGCGGTCCCGCCGCCGCCGATGCCGTCGCCGCCCTCGCCGCGCTGGCGCCCGACCTCGTCGTCGTCGCCGCCTACGGCCTGCTCCTCCCGCCGTCGATCCTCGATGGCCCGCCGTTCGGCGCGCTGAACGTCCATGCCTCCCTCCTGCCGCGCTGGCGCGGCGCCGCCCCGATCCAGCACGCCGTCCTCGCGGGCGACGCCGAGACCGGCGTGACGATCATGCGGATGGACGCCGGCCTCGACACCGGGCCGATGATCGCCATGGCGGCGACGGCCATCGGTGCGCGTGAGACGGCGGGCGAGCTGACCGAGCGGCTGGCGGTGCTTGGCGGCGACCTTCTCGTCGCGACCCTCCCGGCCTGGTTCGCCGGCACGGCCATCGCCGCGCCGCAGGACGACGGCGCGGCGACGCATGCCCCCCGGTTGACGCGCGAGGACGGGCGGCTCGACGCGGCCGAGGGCGCGCTGCGGTTGGAGCGGCGGGTGCGGGCGATGCATCCGTGGCCGGGCGCGTGGCTGGAACTGCCCGACGGCACGGTGCTGAAGGTGCTCGCGGCCGACGTCGTGCCGCTGCCTGTCGCCGACGTCCGGTCATCGCGCGCCGGCGACGACGTGTCACCGCCCGCCGCCCCGTCGGCGCTCCGAACCACCGACGGCTGGCCGGTCCTGCCGACGCCCGACGGCGGCCTCCGGCTGCGCACCGTCCAGCCGGCCGGCAAGCGACCGATGGACGGCGACGCCTTCCTGCGCGGCCGCCCCGAGGTCGTCGCGCGCGGATGA
- the lipB gene encoding lipoyl(octanoyl) transferase LipB yields the protein MAYRPVWDLQHARVEARKVGGGMDELLLVEHDPVLTLGRRGGGDHILRPAADLAAAGIDVVAIERGGDVTYHGPGQLVAYPILDLHGFRTDVRWYSLSLLDVVVRALAAFGISAEARAGADTGVWVPLEGTGDRWGKIAALGVRIERWITYHGIALNVDPDLGHFDWIVPCGLTGVTTVSMAGLLGRPVSIDEVRPAFLAAFAEVFDATLDGALEVLSS from the coding sequence ATGGCCTATCGCCCGGTCTGGGACCTGCAGCACGCGCGCGTCGAGGCGCGCAAGGTCGGCGGGGGCATGGACGAGCTGCTCCTCGTCGAGCACGATCCAGTCCTGACGCTCGGCCGTCGCGGCGGCGGCGACCACATCCTGCGCCCGGCCGCCGACCTCGCCGCCGCCGGCATCGACGTCGTGGCGATCGAACGCGGCGGGGACGTGACGTACCACGGGCCGGGCCAGCTGGTGGCCTATCCGATCCTCGATCTGCACGGCTTCCGGACGGACGTCCGGTGGTACAGCCTGTCGCTCCTCGACGTCGTCGTCCGGGCGCTGGCCGCGTTCGGGATCTCCGCCGAGGCAAGGGCCGGCGCCGACACGGGCGTCTGGGTGCCGCTCGAGGGAACGGGCGATCGGTGGGGCAAGATCGCGGCGCTCGGCGTGCGGATCGAGCGTTGGATCACGTATCATGGCATCGCCTTGAACGTCGACCCGGACCTTGGGCACTTCGATTGGATCGTCCCGTGCGGCCTGACCGGCGTGACGACGGTTTCGATGGCCGGCCTCCTTGGCCGGCCGGTGTCGATCGACGAAGTTCGGCCGGCGTTCCTGGCGGCGTTTGCCGAGGTGTTCGACGCGACGTTGGATGGGGCGTTGGAAGTGTTGTCGTCGTAG
- a CDS encoding NAD+ synthase produces the protein MFNAAAVLHDGRLVDVYHKAYLPNYGVFDEERYFKGGDRAPVYRRGDARFGVSICEDIWYPIGPPELQARSGAALLVNISASPFVQDKHRMRERMLRTRAADNTAFLVYCNLVGGQDELLFDGNSLVVGPTGDILARGASFAPDMFVVDLNLEEVFRERLLDPRNRKVRFGALRGAGGRGAWRGGGGADVPAEIVLDEVHKVQVDNAAERDATPPSPRLSSTPPTPSTPPPPSVPLRTPADPGPPPLVDLAEVWAALKLGTRDYVHKNGFQRVVLGLSGGIDSALVATLAADALGPAAVVCVGMPTRYSAPESLGDARDLCERQGIEFLTIGIDDAFQSYLDMLAPTFAGRAPDTTEENIQSRIRGNVLMALSNKFGWMVLATGNKSETSVGYSTLYGDTAGGFAPIKDVLKMLVYDLARWRNALGPAPVIPERSIQRPPTAELRANQTDQDTLPPYAVLDPILVAYVEDELSVDEIVALLGADRTVVDQIARWVDRAEYKRRQAPPGIKITARAFGRDRRMPITKRVTGVDSAG, from the coding sequence CTGTTCAACGCCGCCGCCGTGCTGCATGACGGACGTCTCGTCGACGTCTACCACAAGGCCTACCTGCCGAACTACGGCGTGTTCGACGAAGAGCGCTACTTCAAGGGCGGCGACCGCGCGCCGGTCTACCGCCGCGGCGATGCGCGCTTCGGGGTCAGCATCTGCGAGGACATCTGGTACCCCATCGGCCCGCCCGAGCTTCAGGCGCGATCGGGCGCCGCGCTGCTCGTGAACATCTCGGCCTCGCCGTTCGTGCAGGACAAGCACCGCATGCGCGAGCGGATGCTGCGCACGCGCGCCGCCGACAACACGGCGTTCCTGGTCTACTGCAACCTCGTCGGCGGCCAGGACGAGCTCCTGTTCGACGGCAACAGCCTCGTCGTCGGCCCGACCGGTGACATCCTGGCCCGCGGCGCGTCGTTTGCGCCGGACATGTTCGTCGTCGATCTGAACCTCGAGGAGGTCTTCCGCGAGCGCCTGCTCGACCCGCGAAACCGCAAGGTCCGCTTCGGCGCGTTGCGCGGCGCGGGCGGGCGCGGCGCCTGGCGCGGCGGCGGTGGCGCGGATGTGCCTGCGGAGATCGTGCTCGACGAAGTTCACAAGGTTCAGGTCGACAACGCCGCCGAGCGCGACGCCACACCGCCGTCGCCCCGCTTGTCGTCCACGCCGCCCACACCATCCACACCGCCCCCGCCGTCCGTGCCGCTCCGCACGCCCGCGGACCCCGGCCCGCCGCCGCTCGTCGATCTGGCGGAGGTCTGGGCGGCGCTCAAGCTCGGCACGCGGGACTACGTCCACAAGAACGGCTTCCAGCGCGTCGTCCTCGGCCTGTCCGGCGGCATCGACTCGGCGCTCGTGGCCACGCTGGCCGCGGACGCGCTCGGTCCTGCCGCCGTCGTCTGCGTCGGGATGCCGACACGCTACTCGGCGCCCGAGAGCCTCGGCGACGCCAGGGATCTCTGCGAGCGGCAGGGAATCGAGTTCCTGACGATCGGCATCGACGATGCGTTCCAGAGCTACCTCGACATGCTCGCACCCACGTTCGCGGGCCGCGCGCCGGACACGACCGAGGAGAACATCCAGTCGCGGATCCGCGGGAACGTCCTGATGGCCCTGTCGAACAAGTTCGGCTGGATGGTCCTCGCGACGGGCAACAAGAGCGAGACGAGCGTCGGCTACTCCACGCTCTACGGCGACACCGCCGGCGGCTTCGCGCCGATCAAAGACGTGCTGAAGATGCTCGTGTACGACCTCGCCCGCTGGCGGAACGCCCTCGGCCCCGCCCCCGTCATCCCGGAGCGCTCGATCCAGCGCCCGCCGACCGCCGAGCTCCGCGCGAACCAGACGGACCAGGACACGCTCCCGCCGTACGCCGTGCTCGACCCGATCCTCGTCGCCTACGTCGAGGACGAGCTGAGCGTCGACGAGATCGTCGCGCTGCTCGGCGCCGACCGCACCGTCGTGGATCAGATCGCCCGCTGGGTCGACCGCGCCGAGTACAAGCGCCGCCAGGCGCCGCCCGGTATCAAGATCACCGCGCGCGCCTTCGGGCGGGACCGCCGGATGCCGATCACGAAGCGGGTGACGGGGGTCGATTCGGCCGGGTGA
- a CDS encoding CRTAC1 family protein codes for MIRFPRWLAVALILTAALAPVACGGAPGAAVPTPSGVSPFGSTPIPAASDGSADGAAASDVPTAARFTAVQAASGLHFRHVNGGSGQKYMVETMGAGGGLLDVDNDGDLDAYLVQSGPLPGYADATPLPNELFLNDGTGRFTNATATSGAGNTGYGMGTCFGDVHNDGWVDIYVANFGPDALLMNNGDGTFTDGTTAAGVANTLWASSCAMADYDRDGWLDIFVVNYVDHSLANHKRCGPAETPMYCHPDVYNGAQDVLYHNNGDGTFENVAVSAGVADDDPSQGKGLGVMWLDHDDDGWMDVFVANDSTRQFLYHNKGDGTFAEVGVEQGVAFDAEGKTEAGMGIAVGDIDNDARLDLFLTTLDVESSTLYHNGSGGWFEDLTDVYGLGVDPQSRVGFGTTFLDAENDGDLDLFITNGHIIDNIQLTSPRLTYEQTDQLFLNGGDGHFTDVSAQAGDPFGVPGVGRSAVAGDLDGDADLDLLVTHNNRDAVVLRNDASPRGHAVALDLRSRFGGRPAIGARATVRAGTRAWVAELAAGGSYQGQGSSVLHVGIGDAAAVDEIVVRWPEGSSQTVAGADVRIDAVTRIEQAGAR; via the coding sequence GTGATCCGTTTTCCGAGGTGGCTCGCCGTGGCGCTCATCCTCACCGCCGCGCTCGCTCCCGTTGCGTGCGGCGGAGCGCCGGGCGCTGCCGTGCCGACGCCGAGCGGCGTGTCGCCGTTCGGATCGACGCCGATCCCCGCCGCGAGCGACGGCTCGGCCGACGGCGCCGCCGCGTCCGACGTGCCGACCGCGGCGCGTTTCACCGCCGTCCAAGCGGCCTCCGGGCTGCACTTCCGACACGTCAACGGCGGCAGCGGCCAGAAGTACATGGTCGAGACGATGGGCGCCGGCGGCGGCCTGCTGGACGTCGACAACGATGGTGACCTGGACGCCTATCTGGTCCAGAGCGGGCCGCTGCCGGGTTACGCCGACGCGACGCCGCTGCCGAACGAGCTGTTCCTGAACGACGGCACGGGCCGGTTCACGAACGCCACGGCCACGAGCGGTGCCGGCAACACCGGCTACGGCATGGGCACATGCTTCGGCGACGTGCACAACGACGGCTGGGTGGACATCTATGTCGCCAACTTCGGCCCCGACGCGCTCCTGATGAACAACGGCGACGGGACGTTCACCGACGGCACGACGGCCGCCGGTGTGGCGAACACGTTGTGGGCGTCGAGCTGCGCGATGGCGGACTACGACCGGGACGGCTGGCTCGACATCTTCGTCGTCAACTACGTCGACCACAGCCTGGCGAACCACAAGCGCTGCGGGCCGGCCGAGACGCCGATGTATTGCCATCCGGACGTCTACAACGGGGCCCAGGATGTGCTCTACCACAACAACGGCGATGGAACGTTCGAAAACGTTGCGGTTTCGGCGGGCGTGGCGGACGACGACCCGTCGCAGGGCAAGGGCCTGGGCGTCATGTGGCTCGACCACGACGACGACGGGTGGATGGACGTGTTCGTGGCCAACGACTCGACGCGCCAGTTCCTGTACCACAACAAGGGCGACGGCACGTTCGCCGAGGTCGGTGTCGAGCAGGGGGTGGCGTTCGATGCCGAGGGGAAGACCGAGGCCGGGATGGGGATCGCCGTGGGCGACATCGACAACGATGCGCGGCTCGACCTCTTCCTCACGACGCTCGACGTCGAGAGCAGCACGCTCTACCACAACGGGTCCGGCGGCTGGTTCGAGGACCTCACGGACGTGTACGGGCTCGGCGTCGATCCGCAGTCGCGCGTCGGCTTCGGCACGACGTTCCTCGACGCCGAGAACGACGGCGACCTCGACCTCTTCATCACGAACGGCCACATCATCGACAACATCCAGCTGACGAGCCCGCGGCTGACGTACGAGCAGACGGACCAGCTCTTCCTGAACGGCGGCGACGGCCACTTCACGGACGTCTCCGCCCAAGCCGGTGACCCGTTCGGCGTGCCCGGCGTCGGTCGATCCGCCGTTGCGGGCGACCTCGACGGCGACGCCGACCTCGATCTCCTCGTCACCCACAACAACCGCGACGCCGTCGTGCTCCGCAACGACGCGAGCCCGCGCGGCCACGCCGTCGCCCTCGACCTGCGCAGCCGGTTCGGCGGCCGTCCGGCGATCGGCGCGCGGGCGACGGTTCGTGCCGGCACGCGCGCTTGGGTGGCCGAGCTGGCCGCCGGCGGGAGCTACCAGGGGCAGGGCAGTTCCGTGCTGCACGTCGGCATTGGCGATGCGGCGGCGGTCGACGAGATCGTCGTCCGCTGGCCCGAGGGATCCAGCCAGACGGTGGCGGGCGCCGATGTGCGCATCGACGCGGTGACGCGCATCGAGCAGGCCGGGGCACGATGA